In the Sediminibacter sp. Hel_I_10 genome, one interval contains:
- a CDS encoding ligase-associated DNA damage response DEXH box helicase produces the protein MSKAFQNSEGHRIILDWMDSKGNKPFKFQEQTWAKYHSGHSGMVIAPTGFGKTFSVFLAVVIDYLNKPEHYKKGIKLLWVSPLRSLAKDLAKAMSVAVAEIGLDWEVAVRNGDTPTKIRRQQERLMPDVLIVTPETLHLLFSQKNNSRWFKSIRCVAVDEWHELIGNKRGILVELALARLLHISEALRIWGITATIGNLEEAAKVLMPYPNLKTVMITAKENKKIKVIPVLPDEVEVLPWAGHLGRSMADKIIPIIHQNNTTLIFTNTRGQSELWYQIILEADPDLAGLLAIHHGSIDKKLRNWIENSISEGILKAVVCTSSLDLGVDFKPVDCVIQIGSAKGVARFMQRAGRSGHSPYELSKIYIIPTHSLEIVEAAALKEAVQLRRVEARQPMVLTFDVMVQFMVTLAVGEGFKADEVLHLLRSTHAFGMMTDDEFAWAIQFITQGGNTLKSYEEFHKVFKDDDGFYKVKSRRIAMLHRMNIGAIVSEAMLRVKFLSGGYVGMIEEYFITKLKPNDSFVLAGRMLELVHIKDMTAYVKISKAKKAITPSWLGGRLPLTSYMSHLLRKKLSDAMNPGTREKELKFLHPLIARQSQYSHIPREDEFLVEIITTKEGFHMFMYPFEGRLVHEVISALMAYRISKIKPLTFTIAMNDYGFELLSDQEFPSDDQTIESLLSKEHLMDDVIASINAAEMASRKFRDIAVISGLVVQTMPGANRNNKSLQSSSGLIFRVLEDNEPNNLLLRQAYAEVFDQQLEEVRLKEAFERINNGKLVIKRSDAFTPLSFPIKVDSLRQSLSSEKLDKRIARIQNDVYRKHKK, from the coding sequence TTGAGCAAGGCATTTCAAAATTCTGAAGGGCATCGCATCATTTTAGATTGGATGGACTCAAAAGGAAACAAACCCTTTAAATTTCAAGAGCAAACTTGGGCAAAATACCATAGCGGACATAGCGGGATGGTTATTGCACCAACAGGTTTTGGCAAGACATTTTCGGTGTTTTTGGCCGTAGTGATTGATTATCTCAATAAACCAGAGCATTATAAAAAAGGGATTAAGCTGTTGTGGGTAAGTCCGTTGCGGTCCTTAGCCAAGGATTTGGCAAAAGCCATGTCTGTTGCGGTAGCCGAAATTGGCCTCGACTGGGAAGTTGCCGTTAGAAATGGAGATACACCAACAAAGATACGGCGGCAACAAGAGCGCTTAATGCCAGATGTGCTTATTGTAACTCCAGAAACCCTACACTTGCTATTCTCACAAAAGAACAATTCCAGATGGTTTAAATCGATTAGATGTGTTGCCGTAGATGAATGGCACGAACTTATAGGAAATAAACGAGGGATTTTAGTAGAGCTGGCACTAGCTAGATTGCTTCACATTTCCGAAGCATTACGCATTTGGGGTATTACGGCTACCATTGGTAACCTTGAAGAAGCAGCCAAGGTATTGATGCCCTATCCCAATTTAAAGACCGTTATGATTACGGCAAAGGAGAATAAAAAAATCAAGGTCATCCCTGTGCTACCAGATGAGGTAGAGGTATTGCCGTGGGCAGGACATTTGGGCAGGAGTATGGCCGATAAGATTATTCCCATCATCCATCAAAATAACACGACCCTTATTTTTACAAATACCAGAGGACAATCAGAATTGTGGTATCAGATTATTTTAGAGGCAGATCCAGATTTAGCCGGTTTACTGGCCATCCACCATGGTTCTATTGATAAAAAACTGAGAAATTGGATAGAAAATAGCATTTCCGAAGGCATTTTAAAAGCAGTGGTTTGTACATCATCTTTAGATTTAGGTGTAGATTTTAAACCTGTAGACTGCGTCATTCAAATTGGGTCGGCAAAAGGGGTAGCGCGGTTTATGCAACGTGCTGGACGTAGCGGACATTCGCCTTACGAACTGTCTAAAATTTACATCATTCCAACCCATTCCTTAGAAATTGTTGAGGCCGCTGCTTTAAAGGAGGCTGTGCAATTGAGACGCGTAGAGGCGAGACAACCCATGGTACTAACCTTTGATGTCATGGTGCAGTTTATGGTCACCTTGGCCGTGGGAGAGGGATTTAAAGCCGATGAGGTTTTACATCTCTTAAGAAGTACTCATGCTTTTGGGATGATGACCGATGATGAATTTGCTTGGGCCATCCAGTTCATCACTCAAGGCGGAAACACCTTAAAGTCTTACGAAGAATTCCATAAAGTGTTTAAGGATGATGACGGATTTTACAAGGTGAAATCAAGACGTATTGCCATGCTGCACCGCATGAATATTGGTGCCATTGTAAGCGAGGCTATGCTGAGAGTAAAGTTTCTGTCTGGTGGTTATGTGGGGATGATTGAAGAATATTTTATCACCAAATTAAAACCAAACGATAGCTTTGTACTTGCTGGGCGTATGTTGGAGTTGGTGCACATCAAGGATATGACCGCCTATGTTAAAATCAGTAAGGCAAAAAAAGCCATTACGCCAAGTTGGTTGGGAGGTAGGCTGCCTTTGACTTCCTACATGAGTCATTTACTTCGTAAAAAATTATCAGATGCCATGAATCCAGGGACTCGTGAAAAAGAGCTCAAATTTTTACATCCCTTAATTGCGAGACAAAGTCAATATTCCCACATTCCGAGAGAAGATGAGTTTCTTGTGGAGATCATTACAACAAAAGAAGGATTTCATATGTTTATGTATCCCTTTGAGGGGCGATTGGTGCATGAGGTAATTTCTGCATTGATGGCATATCGCATAAGTAAAATTAAGCCCTTGACCTTTACAATAGCCATGAACGATTACGGATTTGAGTTATTGAGCGATCAGGAGTTTCCGTCAGATGATCAAACTATTGAAAGCTTATTGAGTAAGGAACATTTAATGGACGATGTTATTGCAAGTATTAATGCTGCGGAAATGGCCTCACGGAAATTTCGGGATATTGCAGTTATTTCTGGATTGGTGGTACAAACCATGCCGGGCGCTAATCGAAATAATAAAAGTCTGCAATCGTCTTCAGGATTGATTTTTAGAGTGCTTGAAGATAATGAACCCAATAATTTACTGTTACGTCAAGCCTATGCTGAGGTGTTTGATCAGCAGTTGGAAGAAGTAAGACTCAAGGAGGCTTTTGAAAGAATTAATAATGGAAAGCTGGTGATTAAGAGATCGGATGCTTTTACGCCCTTGAGTTTCCCAATAAAAGTAGATAGTTTGAGACAGAGTTTGAGCAGTGAGAAATTAGATAAACGTATCGCGCGTATACAGAATGACGTCTATAGAAAACACAAGAAATGA